The following proteins are encoded in a genomic region of Saccharopolyspora antimicrobica:
- a CDS encoding ALF repeat-containing protein, producing the protein MSLGLVLSVGMSLLGAAPVAAAEEDEPDLEIELSERARVVELYLAGAPATKAAAEAALMGSDEDIRSFLDSGQHAAYERDLRLRTVQAISGGGPSTQHAANAALDDGSIGVLEEFLSEGWRGTVHTDMRIRTAQLKDAGGLAMQAAAEKALQADTPEALTAFLEEGWQESYIKDLRIRIARIKDQGGPHVQDAAEAALQADTVTALRAFLANGWEVAQARDEEEATVTELVERAETASELAQQETAAAQEATKRALSAAAEAKKAAERAARETEAAQSDAAKATAAAARAAQMANEAAAAARTAISAADAASAAAAVAAQAASRAAAASSLAGQAASRAYSAASAASMNASQASAARQAATQAREAAAGATRAAEAARFAGTAAREAGNAAVSAANAADNAAAAGRAAAQAGKHASVADAEARRAQAAGEAAQAQANRARTAANAAVSLANRSAQAADEAAVAAASAAKHANAAAAAADDAAEHAGEAADAARQATDHANAAIEAANVAMDAANQARTVVDLARQAEADRVARNQEHAVEMAKEAHRAWQDNEDKQAWDAAEQTRIDDQTQALLDAATAEGADPGTVINSGRKAAINIMEHGGVWSSNAAADALSGTDEDLRAWLHHGRGEAAVQDDRTRVERIAELGETAEIRAAAEQVLKGTDAEVQEFLRTRNYPGRVTHDRIRTAQVLDAGGPAVRAAANTALDGTPEDVRRFLDEGQFTARLKDQRLRTAQIKDGGGPRVQAAAEAALHGPPAAVQMFLEYGQYTAAEEDHKAAVHAAEMERLVRRGMEAAARAQEHAFKAAEAAATARNVAEEAAGYARQASASAEQAAGFAAQAQRAANDAKASADRAAKAAQSALAAADSAQHSADRAASYAASARRSALDARDFAASAYYAANQARAWAYQAGKDAEAAAQEALEAIDISLEAFRKEAEQLRNNRPQLTDAQIKQTYQNGLICKYTYMEGSPAEQRCLNEASSPGFDDYMQRDMLLLAIEVLTPLLQAASDGLGLTIMFLPIPGGQILAAGKLSYAGIRSFLTYNLIYANFSKSAWWRSRHHMMSHYFKHVRGYHYNKNKVWKKRGVEPDMPEFRSSKEYEAAAQRFLSQKPGKAGVCRGLDAAGFEYFWEKETGYFGVKERDGKIKTFFRPRDPLDQWDKNVVKVLNPC; encoded by the coding sequence TTGTCCCTCGGCCTTGTGCTGTCGGTCGGCATGAGCCTGTTAGGTGCTGCTCCTGTTGCGGCGGCCGAAGAAGATGAGCCCGATCTAGAGATTGAGCTGTCAGAACGCGCCCGTGTCGTGGAGCTCTACCTCGCTGGTGCTCCCGCCACCAAGGCCGCTGCTGAGGCGGCATTGATGGGATCGGATGAGGACATACGGTCCTTTTTGGACTCTGGGCAGCATGCTGCGTATGAACGGGACCTGCGGCTGCGCACTGTCCAAGCGATCAGCGGTGGCGGGCCCAGCACCCAGCATGCGGCCAATGCCGCGCTCGACGACGGCAGCATCGGCGTGCTGGAGGAGTTCCTGTCGGAGGGCTGGCGCGGCACCGTCCACACCGACATGCGGATCCGCACCGCTCAGCTGAAAGACGCCGGCGGTCTCGCGATGCAGGCGGCCGCTGAGAAAGCACTGCAGGCTGACACACCTGAGGCGTTGACAGCCTTCCTGGAGGAGGGCTGGCAGGAGAGCTACATCAAGGATCTGCGGATCCGGATCGCACGGATCAAGGACCAGGGTGGCCCGCACGTCCAGGACGCCGCCGAAGCCGCGCTGCAGGCGGATACGGTCACCGCGCTGCGCGCCTTCCTGGCCAACGGCTGGGAAGTGGCACAGGCACGTGACGAAGAAGAAGCCACCGTCACTGAGTTGGTCGAACGTGCGGAGACTGCCAGCGAGCTCGCGCAGCAGGAAACCGCAGCTGCTCAAGAAGCGACCAAGCGCGCGCTGAGCGCTGCAGCGGAGGCCAAGAAGGCAGCCGAGCGGGCGGCTCGGGAAACCGAGGCTGCTCAGTCGGATGCGGCAAAAGCCACTGCTGCTGCCGCGCGTGCGGCCCAGATGGCTAATGAGGCCGCTGCCGCCGCGCGCACGGCCATTTCCGCAGCCGACGCGGCTTCTGCAGCTGCTGCGGTGGCGGCGCAGGCAGCATCCCGCGCTGCGGCCGCATCCAGCCTGGCGGGCCAGGCCGCTTCTCGCGCGTACTCGGCGGCCTCCGCCGCGAGCATGAACGCAAGCCAGGCTTCAGCGGCCCGTCAAGCCGCTACCCAGGCACGCGAGGCAGCAGCAGGCGCGACCCGTGCCGCCGAGGCAGCGCGGTTCGCCGGAACCGCAGCTCGTGAGGCGGGCAACGCCGCCGTTTCTGCGGCCAACGCAGCGGACAATGCCGCAGCAGCGGGCCGTGCGGCGGCTCAGGCCGGCAAGCATGCCAGCGTCGCTGATGCCGAAGCACGCCGCGCCCAAGCCGCCGGGGAGGCCGCGCAGGCGCAGGCCAACCGCGCCCGCACAGCTGCGAACGCCGCAGTGTCGTTGGCCAACCGGTCCGCTCAAGCGGCAGATGAGGCTGCTGTCGCCGCTGCCTCGGCGGCGAAGCACGCCAACGCCGCGGCCGCCGCAGCCGATGACGCGGCCGAACACGCCGGTGAGGCGGCAGACGCGGCTCGACAGGCCACCGACCACGCGAATGCGGCGATCGAGGCCGCGAATGTCGCAATGGATGCCGCGAACCAGGCTCGAACTGTCGTTGACCTGGCACGCCAGGCCGAAGCCGACCGCGTCGCTCGCAACCAGGAGCACGCCGTCGAGATGGCCAAGGAAGCCCATCGAGCCTGGCAGGACAACGAGGACAAGCAAGCCTGGGACGCGGCCGAGCAAACACGCATCGACGACCAGACGCAGGCGCTGCTGGATGCCGCCACGGCTGAGGGCGCCGATCCGGGCACAGTGATCAACAGCGGGCGCAAGGCCGCCATCAACATTATGGAACACGGTGGCGTCTGGAGCAGCAATGCCGCTGCGGACGCCCTGTCCGGAACCGACGAGGACCTGCGAGCCTGGCTGCACCACGGCCGAGGCGAGGCGGCGGTGCAGGACGACCGCACACGAGTTGAACGGATCGCCGAGCTCGGTGAGACCGCTGAAATACGCGCCGCTGCCGAGCAGGTCCTGAAGGGAACTGACGCCGAGGTCCAGGAATTCCTGCGCACCCGCAACTACCCGGGGCGTGTGACCCACGACCGGATCCGCACGGCACAGGTCCTCGACGCCGGTGGTCCTGCCGTGCGTGCAGCGGCCAACACCGCTCTGGACGGCACTCCGGAAGACGTCCGGAGATTTTTGGACGAGGGCCAGTTCACCGCCCGCTTGAAGGATCAGCGGCTCCGGACGGCGCAGATCAAGGACGGTGGTGGCCCACGCGTTCAGGCGGCGGCCGAAGCCGCCCTGCACGGCCCGCCGGCAGCAGTGCAGATGTTCCTCGAATACGGCCAGTACACCGCAGCCGAAGAGGACCACAAGGCTGCGGTGCACGCGGCGGAAATGGAACGCCTCGTGCGACGGGGGATGGAGGCGGCTGCCCGGGCCCAGGAGCACGCGTTCAAGGCAGCAGAAGCCGCGGCAACAGCCCGCAACGTGGCCGAGGAGGCCGCTGGGTACGCCAGGCAGGCCAGCGCATCAGCTGAGCAGGCAGCAGGTTTCGCGGCTCAGGCTCAACGCGCGGCCAACGACGCGAAGGCCTCCGCCGACCGCGCAGCCAAAGCCGCCCAATCGGCGCTGGCGGCAGCTGATTCCGCGCAGCACAGCGCGGACCGGGCAGCGTCGTATGCGGCAAGCGCTCGACGGTCGGCCCTGGACGCGCGCGACTTCGCCGCATCCGCCTACTACGCGGCCAACCAGGCGCGTGCCTGGGCATACCAGGCAGGAAAGGACGCGGAGGCGGCTGCTCAGGAAGCCTTGGAAGCCATCGACATCTCGTTGGAAGCCTTCCGCAAGGAAGCTGAACAGCTGCGCAACAACCGTCCGCAGTTGACCGATGCGCAGATCAAGCAGACCTACCAGAACGGTCTGATCTGCAAGTACACCTACATGGAAGGTAGTCCCGCGGAGCAACGATGCCTGAATGAGGCATCAAGCCCGGGCTTCGACGACTACATGCAGCGAGACATGTTGCTGCTGGCCATCGAGGTCCTCACGCCCCTCCTCCAAGCCGCATCCGACGGCTTGGGGTTGACGATCATGTTCCTCCCTATCCCCGGCGGACAAATTCTGGCCGCAGGCAAGCTCTCTTATGCGGGTATACGGAGTTTCCTGACTTACAACCTCATCTACGCTAACTTCAGCAAATCTGCATGGTGGAGAAGCCGCCACCATATGATGTCGCACTACTTTAAGCATGTCCGCGGGTACCACTACAATAAGAACAAAGTATGGAAGAAGCGTGGGGTGGAGCCGGACATGCCTGAATTTAGAAGCTCGAAGGAGTACGAGGCCGCAGCCCAGAGATTTTTGAGTCAAAAACCGGGGAAGGCTGGCGTCTGCAGGGGGCTGGATGCGGCCGGTTTTGAATATTTCTGGGAGAAGGAGACAGGATATTTCGGAGTGAAGGAGCGCGACGGTAAAATTAAGACCTTCTTCCGTCCGCGTGACCCGCTCGATCAGTGGGATAAAAATGTGGTAAAGGTGTTGAATCCATGCTAG
- a CDS encoding tetratricopeptide repeat protein — translation MGQAERRASFNSLSGRVFGLSVQAGEIYGDVYFHSGAQDGRAGTVWDFVSSKPGDDRETADRQAARKQVDWPVLVGVVPQLASSFQQRALSEELGTELERECSQDDKQSVPEEEQRRRRHHVLTGLGGAGKTQLAAQLAQRFIRQWRQDRDGQPLDLLVWITADSRDAIVNSYARVADKLGLPEEDDFDGDTTANRCQQFLTWMETTSRRWLIILDDLQSPRDLNGLWPPDAGHTIVTTRRRGEPAFDGRHVIEVGLFGRQESLNYFRAKLGDRYQAEDATKLADDLGHLPLALAQAAAYIATRGITCSEYRRRLADKRRRLADVFPDDEGLPDEHKTTLAATWSLSIHAANQLRPAGLARPLLELASLLDGNGIPLEVFTAPPVLDHLSAITSYEVIDAEQVEGALSNLHRLSLATRDTASWYRRLRVHALVQRTTRDDIPQHQPLDALAWCAAEALMRRWPEDIPIPGRELADNANNLERHTRRELLQGPEGAHTLLYRLGRSKGRSESPGSAVVYFERLLDESIRALGDQHTDTLIIRYALAGWRRRAGEASAAVAELEDVLAFVLARFGHQDQLTLIIRHELAHCRRADGHVSGAIAEMEELLAVHLQELGPKNTTTLITRRYLADWRAEDGDIPAAIAELEELLAAQRHALGPDHTATVKTQDDLEEWRDRGKQLAQAIGELDEIAVARLKLLTPDNTAALTLRRNLARWRDWAGDLAGAITQLEKLLTTQRQACGGENPATLLTRRHLASCRSRTGDLSGAIRELEAALEAQIQVHGTDHRSTLAVRHHVAFTRAESGDVPEGAMQLEEVLASQLQTLGPRDPDTLATRHSLIFLRGLTGDADVAITELEELLTERIAVLGPASPVTLTTRHSLAFFRGQTGDVTGAVSELETVLAAQREIRGDRHPDTLATQQDLEYWRDLN, via the coding sequence GTGGGGCAGGCGGAGCGGCGGGCGTCGTTCAACTCGTTAAGTGGAAGAGTCTTCGGTCTTTCGGTCCAGGCTGGCGAGATTTACGGTGACGTGTACTTCCACTCGGGCGCGCAGGACGGACGAGCGGGCACAGTCTGGGATTTCGTCAGTAGTAAACCGGGTGACGATCGAGAGACAGCTGACCGCCAGGCGGCTCGGAAACAGGTGGATTGGCCGGTTCTTGTGGGTGTCGTCCCGCAGCTGGCGAGCTCCTTCCAGCAGCGTGCTTTGAGTGAGGAGCTTGGGACCGAGCTGGAGCGTGAGTGCTCGCAAGACGACAAGCAGTCCGTGCCCGAAGAGGAACAAAGGCGCCGGCGGCATCATGTTCTGACCGGTTTGGGTGGGGCAGGGAAGACGCAGCTTGCTGCCCAGCTCGCTCAACGATTCATACGACAATGGCGGCAGGACCGCGATGGCCAGCCACTTGACCTGCTGGTGTGGATCACAGCCGACTCACGAGACGCGATTGTCAACAGCTACGCCCGAGTCGCCGACAAGCTCGGCCTGCCGGAGGAGGATGACTTCGACGGTGACACCACCGCCAACCGGTGTCAGCAGTTTCTGACATGGATGGAAACCACGTCCAGGCGATGGCTCATCATCCTGGATGATCTGCAAAGCCCTCGTGATCTCAACGGCCTCTGGCCGCCCGATGCTGGCCATACGATCGTTACGACCCGCCGACGTGGCGAACCTGCCTTCGACGGACGGCATGTCATCGAGGTCGGCTTGTTCGGCCGCCAAGAATCTCTCAACTACTTCCGGGCCAAGCTCGGTGATCGCTACCAGGCTGAGGACGCGACGAAACTCGCTGACGATCTCGGCCATCTGCCACTGGCCCTGGCGCAGGCGGCCGCGTACATCGCCACGCGCGGGATCACCTGTTCGGAGTACCGTCGGCGGCTAGCTGATAAAAGGCGACGGCTAGCCGACGTGTTCCCCGACGACGAGGGGCTGCCAGACGAACACAAGACAACGCTGGCAGCGACCTGGTCCCTTTCGATCCACGCGGCCAACCAGCTCCGGCCGGCAGGACTGGCACGCCCGTTGCTTGAGCTGGCTTCGCTCCTGGACGGAAACGGCATCCCCCTCGAGGTCTTCACGGCGCCACCAGTGCTGGACCACCTGAGCGCGATCACCTCGTACGAAGTGATCGACGCGGAGCAAGTTGAAGGCGCGCTCTCGAACTTGCACCGTCTCAGCCTGGCGACTCGCGACACCGCGAGTTGGTACAGGCGACTTCGTGTGCATGCCCTCGTGCAACGCACGACCCGCGATGACATTCCCCAGCATCAGCCTCTTGACGCACTGGCATGGTGCGCAGCCGAGGCGCTCATGCGCCGCTGGCCGGAAGACATCCCAATCCCCGGCCGCGAACTGGCAGATAACGCCAACAACCTTGAGCGCCACACCAGACGTGAACTCTTGCAAGGGCCGGAAGGAGCGCACACCCTCCTGTACCGCCTCGGCCGAAGCAAGGGCAGATCGGAAAGCCCTGGCTCCGCGGTTGTCTACTTTGAGAGGCTCCTTGACGAGTCCATCCGTGCCTTGGGCGATCAGCACACGGATACGTTGATCATTCGGTATGCCCTCGCAGGTTGGCGCCGCCGGGCAGGCGAAGCGTCAGCCGCTGTAGCGGAGTTGGAGGATGTGCTGGCCTTCGTGTTGGCACGGTTCGGCCACCAAGACCAACTCACGTTGATCATCCGGCACGAACTCGCACACTGTCGCCGCGCGGATGGTCATGTTTCTGGGGCGATTGCAGAGATGGAGGAGTTGCTGGCCGTGCACCTACAGGAGCTCGGCCCCAAGAACACCACGACCTTGATCACCCGTCGCTATCTTGCAGATTGGCGAGCAGAGGATGGTGACATACCCGCAGCGATCGCGGAGCTAGAGGAACTGCTGGCAGCCCAGCGTCACGCACTCGGCCCGGACCACACCGCGACGGTGAAGACCCAGGACGACCTCGAAGAATGGCGTGACAGGGGAAAACAACTGGCACAAGCGATCGGCGAACTGGATGAGATTGCGGTCGCGCGACTGAAGCTACTGACTCCGGACAACACCGCGGCGTTGACGCTTCGACGCAACCTCGCGCGTTGGCGGGACTGGGCCGGTGACCTTGCCGGAGCGATCACCCAACTGGAGAAGCTCTTGACAACCCAACGACAGGCATGCGGCGGTGAAAATCCTGCGACGTTGCTGACTCGGCGTCACCTCGCGAGCTGCCGCAGTCGAACCGGAGATCTCAGCGGGGCCATAAGGGAACTGGAGGCCGCGCTCGAGGCTCAGATACAGGTGCACGGGACAGACCACCGGTCCACGCTGGCTGTGCGGCATCACGTTGCGTTCACGCGCGCGGAGTCCGGAGACGTGCCAGAAGGAGCCATGCAGTTAGAGGAGGTGCTCGCCTCACAACTACAGACACTCGGCCCCAGGGATCCCGACACGTTGGCCACCCGCCACAGCCTCATCTTCCTACGCGGGCTCACGGGTGACGCGGACGTAGCGATCACCGAGCTGGAAGAGCTGCTGACGGAGAGGATCGCGGTTCTGGGGCCGGCGAGTCCCGTCACGTTGACGACGCGGCACAGCCTCGCGTTCTTCCGCGGCCAAACTGGCGATGTGACCGGTGCGGTCAGCGAGTTGGAGACGGTACTAGCCGCCCAACGAGAGATTCGTGGCGACCGGCACCCCGACACACTCGCCACCCAGCAAGACCTCGAGTACTGGCGCGACCTCAATTGA
- a CDS encoding recombinase family protein, with protein MFQQRATGRSIAGITRELNQRGIPCPSGADPVRNPHRSGPEWITRTVGKSWRTPRYTGRQVWNRHTTSRSHRTARRAGGTGGRVDEREWAVSKTPAHPALVDEATFRAVQGMRTARKTQDGDTRTYLLAGLIRCGLCDRRFDSHWVHNRPGYRCRHGHTSARTQTPIPKSTYVREDHLLDGLRVRLNDATGDNTSLADYLRTKGLVIVYRGPDWSVEEAQSRSVAEGSASRVC; from the coding sequence ATCTTCCAGCAGCGCGCCACCGGACGCAGCATCGCCGGCATCACACGCGAACTCAACCAGCGCGGAATACCGTGCCCGTCCGGTGCCGACCCCGTACGCAACCCGCACCGCTCGGGGCCGGAGTGGATCACGCGAACGGTCGGGAAATCCTGGAGAACCCCGCGCTACACCGGGCGGCAGGTCTGGAACCGGCACACCACCTCCCGCAGCCACCGCACTGCCCGCCGCGCCGGCGGCACCGGAGGCCGGGTGGATGAGCGGGAGTGGGCGGTGTCGAAGACACCCGCACATCCCGCACTGGTCGACGAGGCGACATTCCGAGCCGTGCAGGGCATGCGCACCGCCCGCAAGACCCAAGACGGAGACACCCGCACCTACCTGCTGGCCGGGCTGATCAGGTGCGGGCTATGCGACCGGCGGTTCGACTCGCACTGGGTCCACAACCGGCCCGGCTACCGATGCCGCCACGGCCACACCAGCGCACGAACCCAAACGCCGATCCCGAAGAGCACCTACGTCAGAGAAGACCACCTACTCGACGGACTCCGAGTCCGGCTGAACGATGCCACCGGCGACAACACGTCCTTGGCCGACTATCTCCGCACGAAGGGCCTGGTGATCGTCTACCGCGGCCCGGACTGGAGCGTCGAAGAAGCGCAGAGCCGATCAGTCGCAGAGGGCTCAGCGTCGCGTGTGTGCTGA
- a CDS encoding recombinase family protein: MRFAFYGRMSTTEDQDRVTSRGWQLDVAEETIGGHGTIVAEYFDQGCSRRWSWTKRPRAAALLAAAQRPDRGFDAVVIGEYERAFYGDQFQTVLAALAEVGVRVWLPEAGGPVDLEEPAHQALMLLLGSQSRQEVLRARYRVLAAMRTQVRTQGRFLGGRPPYGYRLVDAGPHPNPVHAHWGRRLHRLEPDPTTARWVR, from the coding sequence GTGCGGTTCGCCTTCTACGGCCGGATGTCAACTACCGAAGACCAGGACCGTGTGACCTCGCGGGGCTGGCAGCTGGACGTCGCCGAAGAGACCATCGGCGGGCACGGGACGATCGTGGCCGAGTACTTCGACCAAGGCTGCTCACGCCGGTGGTCCTGGACCAAACGCCCCCGCGCCGCGGCCCTGCTGGCCGCCGCACAGCGACCGGATCGTGGCTTTGACGCCGTGGTCATCGGCGAGTATGAGCGCGCCTTCTACGGCGACCAGTTCCAGACAGTACTGGCCGCCCTGGCCGAGGTGGGCGTACGAGTGTGGTTACCGGAGGCCGGCGGACCGGTGGATCTCGAGGAACCGGCGCATCAGGCGTTGATGCTGTTGCTGGGGTCGCAGTCCCGACAGGAAGTGCTGCGAGCACGCTATCGGGTCCTGGCGGCGATGCGCACCCAGGTCCGCACCCAGGGCCGGTTCCTCGGTGGTCGACCGCCGTACGGGTACCGGCTCGTGGATGCCGGACCACACCCCAACCCTGTGCACGCCCACTGGGGCCGCCGGCTCCACCGACTGGAACCCGACCCGACCACAGCCCGGTGGGTGCGGTAG
- a CDS encoding recombinase family protein, with translation MSPGLSGDQTRNSNEPAGQWIARTIALILQNPRYTGRQVWNRHTTKGHCGEGRPSGRGSGRVRRSSVQDWEVSEHLSHTALVDEATFIAVQGIRAARTAKDGQRRRYVLAGLVVCGECGRRMDVHWVHGRAGHRCRHGYRAGIPRPSQAPVPSTSARTTYSRPYPDYSASKAGKHQRTMWTTRLVNSSAERGWRSCAATQVGSSGRHRTMLLKT, from the coding sequence TTGTCACCGGGGTTGAGTGGTGATCAGACCCGCAACTCAAACGAGCCAGCAGGACAATGGATCGCTCGCACCATCGCACTGATCCTGCAAAACCCGCGATACACCGGCCGGCAGGTCTGGAACCGCCACACCACTAAAGGCCACTGCGGCGAGGGACGCCCCAGCGGCCGCGGCTCCGGGCGCGTTCGCCGGAGCTCGGTGCAGGACTGGGAGGTATCCGAACACCTGTCCCATACAGCGTTAGTCGACGAGGCCACGTTCATCGCTGTCCAAGGGATACGGGCCGCGCGGACAGCCAAGGACGGCCAGCGGCGTAGGTATGTGTTGGCCGGGTTGGTGGTGTGCGGTGAGTGCGGCCGCCGGATGGACGTGCACTGGGTCCACGGCCGTGCCGGTCATCGCTGCCGCCATGGCTATAGAGCTGGCATACCGCGGCCGAGCCAGGCCCCCGTACCGTCTACGTCCGCGAGGACCACCTACTCGAGGCCTTACCCGGACTACTCAGCCAGCAAGGCCGGCAAACACCAGAGGACAATGTGGACCACGAGGTTGGTGAACAGCTCCGCCGAGCGGGGCTGGAGATCGTGTGCGGCCACGCAGGTTGGGAGCTCAGGCCGACACCGCACCATGCTGCTCAAGACCTGA
- a CDS encoding Dyp-type peroxidase encodes MSGHALELADIQRGVLSARPTPYAATYLVFRIDDRAHGRQLMRRASAVATSAAGSPSPLGETWVSVAVTYHGLEALGVPHESLGTFAWEFRQGMAARAKALGDVGESRPENWEAPLGTADVHVVFAAVAPDAEKLEAAVDQARTAYHGLPGITAIWRQDCYALPTETEHFGYRDGVSHPAVEGSGTAGSNQLEKPLKAGEFVLGYPDELGGVQTPQPEVLGRNGSYAVFRKLHQRVAAFRRYLKDNATNREDEELLAAKIMGRWRSGAPLALSPQHDDTALGADPDRRNAFLYERDDPAGFTTPGGCHIRRANPRDASVAGEVRLHRMIRRGAVYGPPLADGVLDDDRADRGLVFAFIGAHLGRQFEFVQSEWLNDGVFFGSGSTKDPIAGANEGRTDFIIPRRPVRRRLPPLPRFVVTRGGEYCFLPGLRALRWLGDLQD; translated from the coding sequence ATGAGCGGGCACGCACTGGAACTCGCTGACATTCAGCGCGGGGTTCTCAGCGCCAGACCTACCCCCTACGCGGCGACCTACCTCGTTTTCCGCATCGATGACCGTGCGCACGGGAGGCAGCTGATGCGGCGCGCGAGCGCCGTGGCCACCTCCGCGGCGGGCTCGCCCAGTCCCCTGGGGGAGACCTGGGTGAGCGTCGCGGTCACCTACCACGGCCTCGAGGCACTCGGTGTTCCGCACGAATCGCTGGGCACCTTCGCCTGGGAGTTCCGGCAGGGAATGGCTGCCCGGGCCAAAGCGCTCGGCGACGTGGGGGAGAGCAGACCCGAGAATTGGGAGGCGCCCCTGGGGACAGCCGACGTCCACGTGGTTTTCGCGGCTGTGGCACCGGACGCCGAGAAGCTGGAGGCGGCCGTCGATCAGGCCCGCACGGCGTACCACGGCCTGCCCGGCATCACCGCGATCTGGAGGCAGGACTGCTACGCCTTGCCCACCGAGACCGAGCATTTCGGCTACCGGGACGGCGTCAGCCACCCCGCTGTCGAGGGCAGCGGCACCGCCGGGTCGAACCAGCTGGAAAAGCCGCTGAAAGCTGGTGAGTTCGTCCTCGGGTACCCCGACGAGCTGGGCGGGGTGCAGACCCCGCAGCCAGAGGTGTTGGGGCGCAACGGCAGCTACGCGGTCTTCCGCAAGCTCCACCAACGGGTCGCCGCGTTCCGGCGCTACCTCAAGGACAACGCCACCAACCGCGAGGACGAGGAACTGCTGGCAGCCAAGATCATGGGGCGCTGGCGCAGCGGCGCGCCACTGGCGCTCAGCCCGCAGCACGACGACACCGCGCTCGGCGCCGACCCGGATCGCCGCAACGCCTTCCTCTACGAGCGCGACGACCCGGCGGGGTTCACCACCCCGGGCGGCTGCCACATCCGCCGAGCCAACCCCCGCGACGCGTCGGTGGCAGGGGAAGTGCGGCTCCACCGCATGATCAGGCGCGGCGCCGTCTACGGTCCACCGCTCGCCGACGGCGTCCTGGACGATGACCGTGCGGACCGCGGACTCGTGTTCGCCTTCATCGGCGCCCACCTCGGGCGGCAGTTCGAGTTCGTCCAGTCCGAGTGGTTGAACGACGGCGTCTTCTTCGGCTCGGGCAGCACCAAGGATCCGATAGCCGGAGCCAACGAAGGCCGCACCGATTTCATCATCCCCCGTCGGCCCGTGCGTCGGCGTCTGCCGCCGTTGCCGCGGTTCGTGGTCACGCGCGGGGGCGAGTACTGCTTCCTGCCCGGACTCCGCGCCTTGCGCTGGCTGGGCGATCTCCAGGACTGA
- a CDS encoding bile acid:sodium symporter family protein, whose translation MGTLHLLFNAVTVIFIAATMFAAGLGTTTSALRDVFADVPLLLLALLGNLVVLPLLGWGIGALLGLPTAAFIALILVASSPGGPFGAKLAMVQGGDVVAGAAMQVLLASAGSLTFGPTANGILTVAEVGPGASSLDVGALVRTVAILQLVPFGIGLLLRRCTPAVARSWHPTTVKVSNVTFLIVLAGMLLGNWRDVVTLLGSLTLLAGFTLAIAAFAVGTLLSTGPVMRRTTMGSVAAVRNAGPALAAVGIAFGNEPALLGALAAVLLTGLAAAIPIAAILGLRRSKPRTDGNSGATGPIR comes from the coding sequence ATGGGCACCTTGCACCTGCTGTTCAACGCCGTCACGGTGATCTTCATCGCCGCCACGATGTTCGCCGCCGGTCTGGGGACCACCACCTCGGCGCTGCGGGACGTCTTCGCCGACGTTCCGCTGCTCCTGCTGGCGCTGCTCGGCAACCTGGTGGTCCTACCGCTGCTGGGCTGGGGCATCGGTGCGCTGCTCGGCCTGCCCACCGCGGCGTTCATCGCGTTGATCCTGGTCGCCTCGTCGCCCGGCGGGCCGTTCGGAGCGAAGCTGGCCATGGTGCAGGGCGGGGATGTGGTTGCGGGTGCGGCCATGCAGGTCCTGCTCGCCTCCGCAGGCAGCCTGACCTTCGGCCCGACCGCCAACGGCATCCTCACCGTCGCCGAGGTCGGCCCGGGCGCGTCCTCCCTCGACGTCGGCGCGCTGGTGCGGACCGTGGCGATCCTGCAGCTCGTTCCGTTCGGCATCGGCCTGCTGCTGCGTCGATGCACACCGGCAGTGGCGCGGTCCTGGCACCCCACCACCGTCAAGGTCTCGAACGTGACTTTCCTGATCGTGCTGGCGGGCATGCTGCTGGGCAACTGGCGCGACGTCGTCACGCTGCTCGGTTCGCTGACCCTCCTCGCCGGGTTCACCCTCGCCATTGCTGCCTTCGCCGTCGGCACGCTGCTGTCCACCGGGCCGGTGATGCGCCGCACCACGATGGGAAGCGTCGCGGCAGTGCGCAACGCGGGGCCGGCGCTGGCCGCCGTCGGTATCGCCTTCGGAAACGAGCCGGCGCTCCTCGGTGCCCTCGCTGCGGTCTTGCTCACCGGGTTGGCGGCAGCAATCCCGATCGCCGCGATCCTCGGTCTACGACGCAGCAAACCCCGCACGGACGGGAACTCGGGAGCGACTGGTCCGATTCGGTAG